From Cannabis sativa cultivar Pink pepper isolate KNU-18-1 chromosome 8, ASM2916894v1, whole genome shotgun sequence, a single genomic window includes:
- the LOC115700557 gene encoding transcription factor TCP15-like, whose product MIMEAENGIRRPNFPLQLLEKKEDDQACSNPGYNSLAITVPVPSDPNRAGSLQVTEPSKKAPPKRTSTKDRHTKVDGRGRRIRMPATCAARVFQLTRELGHKSDGETIEWLLQQAEPSVIAATGTGTIPANFTSLNISLRSSGSSMSAPSHFRSSYFNPNYNFGALAAASQFIRTTSSGAEWERGAGSTVMMDESQQRRALFSGGIGLLTSSQVNSSSSSSTSSSSLPMMLNFGSGNVSAMMMQTKQELHHEAAAASSLEQSEAGAGGQRKRRAGPEEDLSSAQSNNNNSNSNNGYLLQSSSGSVQESHNISNPIPAAFWMLPNNSAGNNNHLAAAAAAAAGSIWGGSHNQHDPMWTSSSTTTTSNNNMYRGAPLHFMNFPPVALMPGSGTGCSNDSHSHLLNAFRPIINESPVTAASHQHPGGCGDDTSSTTSHR is encoded by the coding sequence ATGATCATGGAAGCTGAAAATGGGATCCGCAGGCCTAATTTCCCACTCCAGTTATTAGAGAAAAAGGAAGATGACCAAGCATGCTCCAACCCGGGCTACAACTCCTTAGCCATAACAGTACCCGTACCATCCGACCCAAATCGGGCCGGTTCTCTCCAAGTAACCGAGCCATCAAAGAAGGCTCCTCCAAAGCGTACCTCGACCAAGGATAGGCATACTAAAGTTGATGGCCGTGGCCGTCGCATCCGAATGCCTGCCACTTGCGCTGCTAGGGTTTTTCAGTTGACCAGAGAGCTGGGTCACAAATCCGACGGCGAAACTATTGAGTGGCTTCTTCAGCAAGCCGAGCCCTCAGTGATCGCCGCCACGGGGACCGGGACAATTCCCGCGAACTTTACATCTCTAAACATATCCCTTCGGAGCTCCGGCTCAAGTATGTCAGCGCCATCGCACTTCCGGAGCTCTTACTTTAACCCTAATTACAACTTCGGTGCGCTTGCGGCTGCATCACAGTTTATACGAACAACTTCATCAGGAGCAGAGTGGGAGAGGGGTGCTGGTAGTACTGTAATGATGGATGAATCTCAGCAACGCCGGGCTTTGTTCTCAGGAGGGATAGGGTTATTGACCTCTTCACAAGTcaattcatcatcatcatcatcaacatcCTCTTCCTCACTGCCAATGATGTTGAATTTTGGTTCTGGGAATGTTAGCGCAATGATGATGCAAACAAAGCAAGAGCTGCATCATGAGGCAGCTGCTGCAAGCAGCCTAGAGCAGAGTGAAGCCGGCGCCGGCGGGCAAAGAAAGCGACGGGCCGGACCAGAGGAGGACTTGTCTTCCGCACAGagtaacaataataatagtaaCAGTAACAACGGTTATTTGTTGCAATCTAGTTCGGGTTCAGTTCAGGAAAGTCATAACATTAGTAATCCCATACCGGCGGCATTTTGGATGTTGCCCAATAATTCTGCTGGTAATAATAATCACttagctgctgctgctgctgctgctgccgGGTCAATATGGGGGGGTTCGCATAATCAACACGATCCCATGTGGACGAGTAGCAGTACTACTACaacttctaataataatatgtatagAGGAGCACCTTTGCATTTCATGAATTTTCCTCCGGTGGCCTTAATGCCTGGTTCGGGAACAGGCTGCAGCAATGACAGCCATAGCCACTTGCTCAACGCTTTTAGGCCGATTATTAATGAGTCTCCGGTGACTGCTGCATCCCACCAACATCCCGGTGGTTGTGGAGATGATACTAGCAGTACTACTAGTCATCGGTGA